From a single Calothrix sp. NIES-2098 genomic region:
- a CDS encoding polyphosphate kinase — MVKAKQITTTINLNDPQYYFNRELSWLEFNRRVLHEALDLRTPLLERLKFTAIFSSNLDEYFMIRVAVLKEQVQAQVSKRTPDGLTPQEQLTAIAQLLRPMVMQQHHHFEKVLRSEMASQGIHLLDYTDISLEQRSYLENLFKQRIFPVLTPLAVDPSHPFPRMANLSLNLAVVVKDPVTEKQKFAKVKVPDILPRFIELPQDLESQNGTVNHWMGVPIEQVVAHNLETLFPGMVVQEYHLFRLTRKADLAIAKEEADDLLLAIQQELRKRHFRGSVVRLEIQPSMPQSVREMLCPEMELTESDIYEIDGLLNLKDLMSFMALPLIELKDPPWTPIIPPRLHDIHQSKQITKLKKAEARENIFSIIQQNDLLVHHPYESFTASVEEFIAQAACDAHVLAIKMTLYRCSGDSEIFQSLIAAAESGKQVTVLVELKARFDEENNITWAQLLEKSGIHVVYGLIGLKTHTKIALVVRREAEKIRRYVHIGTGNYNPKTAKLYTDLGLFTCREDLGADLTDLFNYLTGYAHQPCYRKLLVSPVNMRDRTIALIRREIEHCKNGKTGRIIAKMNSLVDPQIITSLYAASQSGVQIDLIVRGTCCLRPGIPEISENIRVISIIGRFLEHSRIFHFHNNGHNEVYIGSADWMPRNLDRRVEAVTPVEDAKISQTLQDILEIMLADNRQAWDLQSDGSYIQRHPRKHEPERSSQKILMEIWQSFKRDV; from the coding sequence ATGGTCAAAGCTAAACAGATAACTACAACTATTAACTTAAATGACCCGCAATATTACTTTAATCGAGAGTTAAGTTGGTTGGAATTTAATCGGCGGGTTTTGCATGAAGCATTAGATCTGCGTACACCTTTATTAGAAAGACTGAAGTTTACTGCTATCTTCAGTTCTAATTTAGATGAATATTTCATGATTCGTGTAGCAGTTCTCAAAGAGCAAGTTCAAGCGCAGGTAAGTAAACGAACGCCAGATGGACTGACTCCACAAGAACAATTAACCGCGATCGCACAATTATTACGTCCAATGGTAATGCAACAGCATCACCATTTTGAGAAGGTATTGCGTTCAGAAATGGCATCTCAGGGGATTCATCTTCTTGATTATACAGATATCAGTTTAGAACAGCGTTCTTACCTCGAAAACTTATTTAAACAGCGGATCTTTCCAGTTCTGACACCCTTAGCAGTAGATCCTAGCCATCCCTTCCCTCGCATGGCTAATCTTAGTTTGAACTTAGCTGTAGTTGTCAAAGATCCAGTTACAGAAAAGCAAAAGTTTGCCAAAGTCAAAGTACCAGATATTCTGCCACGATTTATTGAGTTACCTCAAGATTTAGAATCACAAAATGGCACAGTAAATCACTGGATGGGTGTACCTATAGAACAGGTAGTTGCTCACAATTTAGAAACCTTATTTCCTGGCATGGTTGTTCAGGAATATCATCTATTTAGGCTCACTCGCAAAGCAGATTTAGCAATTGCAAAAGAAGAAGCAGATGACTTACTATTAGCAATTCAGCAAGAGTTACGCAAACGACATTTTCGTGGTTCTGTAGTACGCTTAGAAATTCAACCATCAATGCCTCAGTCTGTGCGAGAAATGCTGTGTCCAGAAATGGAATTGACTGAGAGTGATATTTATGAAATAGATGGGCTGTTAAATTTAAAGGATTTAATGTCATTCATGGCTTTGCCATTAATAGAATTGAAAGATCCACCTTGGACGCCAATCATTCCACCTCGATTACACGATATTCATCAATCCAAACAAATAACTAAATTAAAGAAAGCAGAAGCAAGAGAAAATATTTTCTCGATAATTCAACAAAATGATTTATTAGTACATCATCCCTACGAATCTTTTACCGCCTCTGTAGAAGAATTTATCGCTCAAGCGGCGTGCGATGCTCATGTGCTGGCAATTAAAATGACACTGTATCGCTGTTCTGGAGATTCAGAAATTTTTCAATCTTTGATTGCAGCGGCAGAAAGTGGTAAGCAAGTTACAGTGCTTGTAGAATTAAAAGCCCGTTTTGATGAAGAAAATAACATCACTTGGGCGCAATTATTAGAAAAGTCAGGAATTCATGTTGTCTATGGCTTGATAGGGCTAAAAACTCACACCAAAATTGCCTTAGTGGTGCGTCGAGAAGCAGAAAAGATTCGTCGCTACGTTCATATTGGCACTGGGAATTACAATCCGAAAACAGCGAAGTTATACACGGATTTAGGACTTTTTACTTGTCGAGAAGACTTAGGTGCAGATTTAACCGATCTATTTAATTATTTAACAGGTTATGCCCATCAGCCTTGTTATCGCAAGCTGCTAGTATCACCTGTAAATATGCGCGATCGCACGATCGCCTTAATTCGTCGCGAAATTGAACACTGTAAAAACGGGAAAACAGGCCGAATCATTGCCAAGATGAATTCTCTGGTAGATCCGCAAATTATTACCAGCCTCTACGCCGCATCGCAATCTGGAGTTCAAATTGACCTCATCGTGCGAGGTACGTGCTGTTTGCGTCCGGGAATACCTGAAATTAGCGAGAATATCCGCGTCATCAGCATTATTGGCCGCTTTTTAGAACACTCTCGCATTTTTCACTTCCACAATAACGGACACAATGAAGTGTACATTGGTAGTGCTGATTGGATGCCACGCAACTTAGATAGGCGTGTAGAAGCTGTTACACCAGTGGAAGATGCCAAAATCTCGCAAACTTTACAAGACATTTTAGAGATTATGCTGGCAGACAATCGCCAAGCTTGGGATCTGCAATCCGATGGTTCCTATATCCAACGTCATCCCCGTAAGCATGAACCAGAACGCAGTAGCCAAAAGATATTGATGGAAATCTGGCAATCGTTTAAAAGAGATGTCTAA
- a CDS encoding alpha/beta hydrolase fold protein, which yields MQAVTAPSTTPIPGQYWQWRGHKVYYVRAGEQHPQRPPLLLVHGFGASTDHWRKNISGLSQDFQVFAIDLLGFGRSAKPKLQYGGDLWRDQLYDFINEIIGQKAVLVGNSLGGYASLCVAAQRPDSAVGVVLLNSAGPFNEQPTSEPEALQSQIQPPKQESGLQKLLGDTAKWMFQQPLAQFLLFQYVRQRWVIRQTLEKVYLDKSAITDQLIEEIYRPAYDAGAFDVFVSVFNTPQGEKVDVLLKQLTCGLLLLWGEADPWMNARERSQKFRQYYPQLQEHFLMAGHCPHDEIPDRVNSLLKDWVLFISQ from the coding sequence ATGCAGGCAGTTACAGCCCCCTCTACAACCCCCATTCCCGGACAATACTGGCAGTGGCGAGGGCATAAAGTTTACTATGTACGAGCCGGAGAACAACATCCGCAACGTCCGCCATTATTATTAGTGCATGGGTTTGGTGCTTCCACAGACCATTGGCGCAAGAACATTTCCGGACTCAGCCAAGATTTTCAAGTATTTGCAATTGATTTATTGGGATTTGGACGTTCAGCCAAACCTAAATTGCAATACGGAGGTGATTTGTGGCGCGACCAACTTTACGACTTTATTAATGAAATCATCGGTCAAAAAGCAGTTTTAGTAGGTAACTCCCTTGGTGGCTATGCTTCCTTGTGTGTGGCGGCGCAACGTCCCGATAGTGCAGTTGGGGTAGTTTTACTAAACAGCGCAGGGCCTTTTAACGAGCAGCCAACATCAGAACCCGAAGCTTTGCAAAGCCAAATTCAGCCTCCCAAACAAGAATCGGGATTGCAGAAGTTGCTGGGTGATACTGCGAAGTGGATGTTTCAGCAACCTTTAGCGCAGTTTTTGTTATTTCAATACGTGCGACAACGTTGGGTAATTCGCCAAACTCTAGAAAAAGTTTATTTGGATAAGAGTGCAATTACAGACCAGTTGATAGAAGAAATTTATCGACCAGCTTACGATGCTGGTGCGTTCGATGTATTTGTCTCGGTGTTTAATACTCCCCAAGGAGAAAAAGTGGATGTGCTGCTCAAGCAATTAACTTGTGGTTTATTGTTACTGTGGGGAGAAGCCGACCCTTGGATGAATGCTAGAGAACGTTCCCAAAAGTTTCGTCAATATTATCCGCAGCTGCAAGAACATTTTTTAATGGCGGGTCATTGCCCCCACGATGAAATACCAGATCGAGTAAACTCTCTTTTGAAAGATTGGGTGTTATTTATTAGCCAGTAA
- a CDS encoding shikimate 5-dehydrogenase: MLHITGKTKLLGVIGHPVEHSLSPVMHNAAIAKLGLDYVYLPFPIAPENLEIAIAGFAAVGVVGFSVTIPHKQAIMPLLAEITPIAQAIGAVNTVTRQNNQWVGTNTDIEGFIAPLQTTYKQDWSQKAAVILGNGGAARAVVAGCHQLGFAEIHVVGRDRQRLQEFYESWNNSSLATNLQVHTWDKLAKLIPQANLLVNTTPIGMYPKVSESPLSALEMAELPTGAFVGDVAKGIAYDLIYIPKPTQFLQLAQENGAIAIDGLEMLVQQGAAALKIWLQQETVPVEVMRQALQNYLGLG; the protein is encoded by the coding sequence ATGTTGCACATTACAGGCAAAACTAAACTTTTAGGGGTAATTGGGCATCCGGTAGAACATTCCTTATCACCAGTGATGCACAATGCGGCGATCGCTAAGTTGGGATTAGATTATGTTTATCTTCCCTTTCCCATAGCACCAGAAAATTTAGAAATTGCGATCGCAGGTTTTGCGGCTGTTGGGGTTGTGGGCTTTAGCGTCACGATCCCACACAAACAGGCAATTATGCCATTGTTAGCAGAAATTACTCCCATTGCCCAAGCAATCGGCGCAGTTAATACTGTTACTCGCCAAAATAATCAATGGGTAGGGACAAACACAGATATCGAAGGCTTTATTGCTCCTTTGCAAACCACATATAAGCAAGATTGGAGCCAGAAAGCTGCGGTAATTTTAGGTAATGGCGGTGCAGCGAGAGCAGTTGTAGCTGGTTGTCATCAACTAGGATTTGCCGAGATTCATGTTGTTGGGCGCGATCGGCAGAGGTTACAAGAATTTTATGAGAGTTGGAATAATTCTTCCCTAGCTACGAATTTGCAAGTCCATACATGGGATAAATTAGCCAAACTCATTCCCCAAGCAAATTTGCTAGTCAATACAACTCCTATAGGAATGTATCCCAAAGTAAGTGAATCGCCTTTGAGTGCGTTGGAAATGGCAGAGTTACCAACAGGTGCGTTCGTCGGAGACGTTGCCAAAGGCATCGCCTACGATTTAATATACATTCCCAAACCAACGCAATTTCTCCAACTCGCTCAAGAAAACGGTGCGATCGCGATCGATGGATTGGAAATGCTAGTTCAACAAGGTGCAGCAGCCTTAAAAATCTGGTTACAACAAGAAACCGTACCTGTAGAAGTGATGCGCCAAGCACTGCAAAATTACCTGGGTTTAGGCTAG